In Devosia litorisediminis, one genomic interval encodes:
- a CDS encoding Hpt domain-containing protein produces MTAKAEFEAKMAALSTAFSQRTAGDAAEFEALGVALCKADDQAHRDRIQYLAHRLAGGSATFGLVTLEEPASHLETRILAQADATEIGEGSQALAETIRRICGEPVTQNGGNHAPA; encoded by the coding sequence ATGACAGCCAAGGCAGAATTTGAAGCCAAGATGGCGGCTCTCAGCACGGCCTTTTCGCAGCGCACTGCTGGGGATGCCGCCGAGTTCGAAGCGCTTGGCGTTGCGCTGTGCAAAGCCGACGATCAGGCGCATCGTGACCGGATCCAGTATCTGGCACATCGGCTTGCCGGCGGCTCGGCGACATTTGGTCTGGTGACGCTCGAAGAGCCAGCCAGTCATCTCGAGACGCGTATTCTGGCGCAGGCCGATGCGACCGAGATCGGGGAGGGCAGTCAGGCGCTGGCCGAGACGATCCGACGGATCTGTGGTGAACCTGTCACCCAGAACGGGGGCAACCATGCTCCGGCCTGA
- a CDS encoding nucleoside hydrolase: MTDFTVFDVDYPPHARQRVIVNTDAKNECDDQFAIVQAILTPSFELHGIIPAHFGDKKSKTSLKDSHDETMLVLKLMNLEGKVRVEDGATHAMPDETTPVDSPGAQLIIEEAMKDDDRPLFIAFYGPVTDIASALLLKPEIENRNIIVIWIGGGHWPAGGREYNLSNDIPAANVLMKSKLTVWQVPRTAYRTMSVTYAEMIEKVSPCGEIGKYLVEQVIEYNMRTDPHMEYRSLGDSPCIGLILDPEAGVWDYRPAPLFDEQMKYVHTGKYRPIRVYDSVNTRFVHEDLWAKLAQFHRRGSRDHRS, from the coding sequence ATGACCGATTTTACCGTGTTCGACGTTGATTATCCGCCCCATGCGCGCCAGCGCGTGATCGTCAACACCGACGCCAAGAACGAATGTGACGACCAGTTTGCCATCGTTCAGGCCATCCTTACGCCGTCCTTTGAACTGCATGGCATCATTCCCGCCCATTTCGGTGACAAGAAGTCCAAGACCAGCCTGAAGGACAGTCACGACGAGACCATGCTGGTGCTCAAGCTGATGAATCTTGAAGGCAAGGTTCGTGTTGAGGACGGCGCCACCCATGCCATGCCCGACGAGACCACGCCCGTCGACTCGCCCGGCGCGCAATTGATCATCGAGGAGGCCATGAAGGACGACGACCGTCCGCTGTTCATCGCCTTTTATGGCCCGGTGACAGACATCGCCTCGGCACTGCTGCTCAAGCCCGAAATCGAGAACCGCAATATCATCGTGATCTGGATCGGCGGCGGCCACTGGCCCGCTGGTGGCCGTGAATACAACCTGTCCAACGATATTCCCGCCGCCAACGTGCTGATGAAGTCCAAGCTGACCGTTTGGCAGGTGCCCCGGACCGCCTATCGCACCATGAGCGTGACCTATGCCGAGATGATCGAGAAGGTTTCGCCCTGTGGCGAGATCGGCAAATATCTGGTCGAGCAGGTGATCGAGTACAATATGCGCACCGATCCGCACATGGAGTACCGCTCGCTCGGCGACTCCCCGTGTATCGGCCTCATCCTCGATCCCGAGGCGGGGGTATGGGACTATCGGCCTGCGCCTCTGTTTGATGAACAGATGAAATATGTCCACACCGGCAAGTACCGCCCAATCCGCGTCTACGACAGCGTCAATACCCGTTTCGTGCACGAGGATCTGTGGGCCAAGCTTGCCCAATTCCATCGTCGTGGCTCGCGTGACCACCGCAGCTAG
- a CDS encoding response regulator gives MRVLYVDDEPDIRVVAVMCLQLNDNFEVQECASGMDALQVARDWQPDLVLLDVMMPEMDGPMTRIALRDDPATTHIPVVFVTARTQPSEVERLLELDVTGVIAKPFDPMSLAEQVSTLMGWKN, from the coding sequence ATGCGCGTTTTATATGTTGATGACGAGCCCGATATCCGGGTCGTCGCGGTCATGTGCCTGCAGTTGAACGACAATTTTGAAGTTCAGGAGTGTGCCAGCGGCATGGACGCCCTGCAGGTCGCCCGCGACTGGCAACCTGATCTGGTGCTGCTTGATGTCATGATGCCCGAAATGGATGGTCCCATGACGCGGATCGCGCTGCGCGATGATCCTGCAACAACTCATATTCCGGTGGTATTTGTCACCGCCCGCACCCAACCCTCCGAGGTCGAGCGCCTGCTCGAGCTTGACGTGACCGGCGTCATCGCCAAGCCGTTTGACCCCATGTCGCTTGCCGAACAGGTGAGTACATTGATGGGCTGGAAGAACTAG
- a CDS encoding GGDEF domain-containing protein, with product MLRPETETDEPAAKLICIIDHARQTKELADKLAGLGYATVDLQHDMPPENCLAVIIGHSIDPELKLAQVMSAYHPVILVGEEQGFAANLAAVRAGVRASLALPLDMVELGAWLTSLSQSETKPYSIMVVDDDEIAAQTYGLALEAAGMEATIVTDAVKACDEINRCAPDLVLMDMNMPTADGLEVASVMRLSRKNLSLPIVFLSAEKDMERQREARKIGGDDFISKPVDLEGLASLIAIRAERARALRQVMDRDSLTGLLNHARFKDRVADELGRSRRTGSTFSLCLLDLDHFKRVNDTHGHLCGDRVLRTLAHSLQGTLRQTDVIARYGGEEFAVLLVGTDATRAQIVMDKVRTSFEQLKFDGPETSFSVTVSVGVSSEQMGSSVEGLIGRADEALYIAKDNGRNRVVIAPTLQARSA from the coding sequence ATGCTCCGGCCTGAAACAGAGACAGACGAGCCAGCAGCCAAGCTGATCTGCATCATCGATCACGCACGACAGACCAAGGAGCTGGCCGACAAGCTGGCGGGTCTGGGTTATGCGACAGTCGATCTGCAGCACGACATGCCGCCCGAAAACTGCCTGGCAGTGATCATCGGGCACAGCATTGATCCCGAACTGAAGCTGGCGCAGGTGATGTCGGCCTATCACCCGGTGATCCTGGTGGGTGAGGAGCAGGGTTTTGCGGCCAATCTGGCAGCGGTGCGGGCCGGGGTGCGCGCCAGCCTGGCGCTGCCGCTCGATATGGTGGAACTGGGTGCTTGGCTGACCAGCCTGAGCCAGTCCGAGACCAAGCCCTATTCGATCATGGTTGTCGATGACGACGAAATCGCCGCCCAGACTTACGGTCTGGCGCTTGAGGCGGCGGGCATGGAAGCCACCATCGTCACTGATGCGGTCAAGGCGTGCGATGAGATTAATCGCTGCGCGCCTGATCTGGTACTGATGGATATGAACATGCCCACCGCTGACGGGCTTGAAGTCGCCAGCGTCATGCGCCTGTCACGCAAAAATCTGTCGCTGCCCATCGTCTTCCTGTCGGCGGAAAAAGACATGGAACGCCAGCGCGAAGCACGCAAGATCGGCGGCGACGACTTCATCTCCAAGCCGGTTGATCTGGAGGGTCTGGCTTCGCTGATCGCCATTCGGGCGGAGCGGGCACGGGCGCTGCGTCAGGTCATGGACCGCGACAGCCTGACGGGCCTGCTCAACCATGCCCGGTTCAAGGATCGCGTGGCCGACGAGTTGGGCCGGTCGCGCCGTACGGGGTCGACCTTCTCGCTGTGCCTGCTGGACCTCGATCACTTCAAGCGGGTCAACGATACGCATGGCCATCTGTGTGGCGACCGGGTGCTGCGCACGCTGGCCCATTCGCTGCAGGGCACGCTGCGCCAGACCGACGTGATTGCCCGCTATGGTGGCGAAGAATTCGCGGTGCTGCTGGTGGGTACCGATGCAACGCGGGCGCAGATTGTCATGGACAAGGTGCGCACATCATTTGAGCAACTCAAATTTGATGGCCCGGAAACCTCGTTCTCCGTCACGGTCAGTGTCGGGGTAAGCAGTGAGCAAATGGGAAGCTCAGTGGAGGGGTTGATTGGGCGCGCCGACGAGGCGCTCTACATCGCCAAGGATAATGGACGCAATCGGGTGGTCATCGCGCCCACGCTGCAGGCACGCAGCGCTTAG
- a CDS encoding GGDEF domain-containing response regulator — protein MATRVAVIDDDPLYMEFVASLFTNEGSLHAVKTSTSDELMALLKVDPSIECVVLDYDLGIDTGLALGKAIKDGFDDPPPIIMLTGQGSERTAVKAFRIGFSDYVSKRNLDRSELIRAIQGAIARRKEDRLRLAETDKLRSNARFDSLTGLHSASYVEARLSDLRFRHAQDGFTLIMVRPKLLPKIRSDLGYVIADKLLRNFASLLKEATAESALCGHLGADQFVIVFEGRTDPDFVASACKRIYESVRLSEEHNRMQIEIEPAIGAATFPADGDSADAVTTAAAKVLEQAEQLGLPYGFTLDELPEGELSPIVAETMSMRQLEEMRKEARKRVLKRGKIIIEGLNSVIDCSVRNVSESGAHLRIESYFQVPDRFKFQIVGVGAPREVEKRWQVGADLGVEYRE, from the coding sequence ATGGCTACACGTGTCGCCGTCATCGATGATGACCCGCTCTATATGGAATTTGTCGCCTCGTTGTTCACCAATGAGGGTAGTCTTCACGCGGTCAAAACCAGCACTTCCGATGAGTTGATGGCCTTGCTCAAGGTCGATCCTTCCATTGAGTGTGTGGTGCTCGACTATGATCTGGGCATCGATACCGGGCTGGCGCTGGGCAAGGCGATCAAAGACGGCTTCGACGATCCCCCGCCGATCATCATGCTGACCGGGCAGGGCAGTGAGCGTACGGCGGTCAAGGCCTTCCGTATTGGCTTCAGCGATTATGTCTCCAAGCGCAATCTGGATCGCAGCGAACTGATCCGGGCCATTCAGGGCGCCATTGCGCGCCGCAAGGAAGATCGGCTGCGGCTGGCGGAAACTGACAAGCTGCGCAGCAATGCGCGCTTTGACAGCCTGACAGGGCTGCATTCGGCCAGCTATGTCGAGGCCCGGTTGAGCGATCTGCGCTTCCGGCACGCCCAGGACGGGTTCACGCTGATCATGGTGCGGCCAAAGCTGCTGCCCAAGATCCGCAGCGATCTGGGCTATGTGATTGCCGACAAGTTGTTGCGCAATTTCGCCAGCCTGCTGAAAGAGGCTACCGCCGAGAGCGCGCTGTGTGGCCATCTGGGGGCTGATCAGTTCGTCATCGTCTTCGAAGGGCGGACCGACCCCGATTTTGTGGCGTCCGCCTGCAAACGTATCTACGAGAGCGTGCGGCTGTCCGAAGAACACAACCGCATGCAGATCGAAATCGAACCCGCCATTGGCGCAGCGACATTTCCTGCCGATGGCGATAGTGCCGATGCTGTCACCACGGCGGCGGCAAAAGTGCTGGAGCAGGCCGAGCAGTTGGGACTGCCCTATGGCTTCACACTCGACGAGCTGCCCGAAGGTGAACTCAGCCCCATCGTGGCTGAGACCATGTCGATGCGGCAGTTGGAAGAGATGCGCAAGGAGGCCCGCAAGCGGGTGCTCAAACGCGGCAAGATCATCATTGAGGGTCTCAACTCGGTGATTGATTGCTCGGTGCGCAATGTTTCAGAATCAGGTGCGCACCTGCGCATTGAGAGCTATTTTCAGGTTCCGGACCGATTCAAATTTCAGATCGTGGGTGTGGGCGCACCGCGAGAGGTCGAGAAGCGCTGGCAGGTCGGCGCGGATCTAGGGGTAGAGTATCGTGAGTAA
- a CDS encoding alpha/beta hydrolase has translation MKLFLIIPLALACLYLGLATLLMLTDAPSQAAATPSGGLDFASIADSPQHPLPEQQFYQARDGANLPFRSYGELANAPRILVLVHGSGWHGAQFNTMATALAETGKTAVIVPDLRGHGIEPERRGDIDYIAQYEDDLADLIAMLQTVQPDAEIVLGGHSSGGGLVVRFAGGTHGALADRFVLLAPFLGETAPTSRPDSGGWAQVAIRRIIGLVLFNQIGITALNGLPVISFAFPQAVLDGPQGHTATTSYSYRLNTGYSPRRDLAADLSAMQQPFLLLAGANDEAFYADAYQALVSTHTSAGTYVIVPDLGHLDLVESPKATEILAQWLAPDP, from the coding sequence ATGAAACTGTTTCTGATCATTCCGCTGGCGCTGGCGTGTCTATATCTGGGACTGGCAACGCTGTTGATGCTCACCGACGCGCCGTCGCAGGCAGCGGCCACGCCAAGCGGTGGGCTCGATTTTGCCAGCATCGCCGACAGCCCCCAGCATCCCCTGCCCGAGCAGCAATTCTATCAGGCCCGTGATGGGGCCAATCTGCCATTCCGCAGCTATGGCGAGCTGGCCAATGCCCCTCGTATTCTGGTGCTCGTGCACGGCTCGGGCTGGCATGGCGCCCAGTTCAACACCATGGCCACGGCGCTGGCCGAGACCGGCAAGACCGCCGTGATCGTGCCCGATCTGCGCGGCCATGGCATCGAACCGGAACGGCGCGGCGATATCGACTATATCGCGCAATATGAGGACGATCTGGCCGATCTGATTGCCATGCTGCAAACCGTACAGCCCGACGCCGAAATCGTGCTGGGCGGGCACTCATCCGGCGGTGGTCTGGTGGTACGGTTTGCCGGCGGCACCCACGGCGCGCTGGCCGATCGCTTTGTGCTGCTGGCGCCGTTTCTGGGTGAAACTGCCCCCACCAGCCGCCCCGATTCCGGGGGCTGGGCCCAGGTTGCAATCCGCCGGATCATCGGGCTGGTGCTGTTCAACCAGATCGGCATTACCGCATTGAACGGCCTGCCGGTGATCAGCTTTGCCTTCCCACAGGCGGTGCTGGACGGCCCCCAGGGCCATACGGCCACCACCAGCTATAGCTATCGCCTCAATACCGGCTATTCCCCCCGCCGTGATCTGGCAGCTGACCTGTCGGCGATGCAGCAGCCCTTCCTGCTGCTGGCTGGCGCCAATGATGAAGCCTTTTATGCCGATGCCTATCAGGCGCTGGTGAGCACCCACACCAGCGCCGGCACATACGTTATTGTTCCCGATCTGGGGCATCTCGACCTTGTCGAAAGCCCGAAAGCCACCGAGATCCTGGCCCAATGGCTGGCGCCAGATCCCTGA
- a CDS encoding MATE family efflux transporter — MSKPPENAFTHGPMPAIFARTALPIIFVMGMNGLLTVADAVFLGVYVGPEALGAVTLMFPMYMLVVALATLVASGMSSLLARHLGGQRLDAAKAVFTGAHGLALAISVVLNVLFVLVGHQLVLLTAGGSAELAALGEIYLRITVLFSPLVFVLSVNSDALRNEGRVGLMAAMSLLVALANIGFNYVLIAVLDMGVAGSAYGTAMAQILALAIIVVFRLRGQTVLRPQVLLAHSWVSGWGRILALGAPQSLGFVGLALNAAAIVAALQLHGEGDYAVTISAYGITTRVMTFVYLPLLGLGHAMQTIAGNNYGARDFGRTDASLKLTLGIALIYSLTSQVILVLFAAPIAGMFVSAPAVINSVVRITPMMTALFFLAGPLMMLASYFQAIGQASRAAILGLSKPYLFALPLTFALPLAFGETGVWLAGPMAEILLALVAMVVLAQTARSLGLRRGLFSAERVQPA; from the coding sequence GTGTCAAAACCCCCTGAGAATGCATTTACCCATGGCCCTATGCCGGCCATTTTCGCCAGGACCGCGCTGCCGATCATCTTTGTGATGGGCATGAACGGCCTGCTGACGGTAGCCGACGCCGTTTTCCTGGGCGTCTATGTCGGCCCGGAGGCGCTCGGTGCCGTAACGCTGATGTTTCCGATGTACATGTTGGTGGTCGCGCTGGCGACGCTGGTGGCCAGCGGCATGTCGAGCCTGTTGGCGCGCCATCTGGGCGGTCAGAGGCTGGATGCCGCCAAGGCCGTGTTCACCGGCGCGCACGGGCTGGCACTGGCCATCAGTGTCGTTCTGAACGTGTTGTTTGTGCTGGTGGGGCACCAACTGGTGCTGCTCACGGCCGGCGGGTCGGCTGAACTTGCGGCGCTGGGTGAGATCTATCTGCGCATTACAGTGCTGTTTTCGCCGTTGGTGTTCGTGCTCTCGGTCAATTCTGACGCGCTGCGCAATGAAGGCAGGGTGGGGCTGATGGCGGCGATGAGCCTGCTGGTGGCGCTGGCCAATATCGGCTTCAACTATGTGTTGATTGCCGTGCTCGATATGGGGGTGGCCGGCTCGGCCTATGGCACGGCCATGGCGCAGATACTGGCCCTTGCGATTATCGTGGTGTTCCGTCTGCGCGGGCAAACCGTGTTGCGGCCTCAGGTGCTGCTGGCGCACAGCTGGGTGTCGGGTTGGGGCCGTATTCTGGCGCTCGGCGCGCCGCAAAGCCTGGGCTTTGTCGGGCTGGCGCTGAATGCGGCGGCCATTGTCGCGGCGCTGCAACTCCATGGCGAGGGCGACTACGCCGTGACCATCTCGGCCTATGGCATCACCACGCGGGTGATGACCTTTGTCTATCTGCCGCTGCTGGGGCTGGGCCATGCCATGCAGACCATTGCGGGCAATAATTACGGCGCGCGCGATTTCGGACGCACCGATGCCAGCCTCAAGCTGACGCTTGGCATTGCGCTGATCTACAGCCTGACGTCGCAGGTCATCCTTGTGCTGTTCGCCGCCCCGATTGCCGGCATGTTCGTCAGCGCACCGGCGGTCATCAACAGCGTTGTGCGCATCACCCCGATGATGACCGCGCTGTTCTTTCTGGCCGGGCCGCTGATGATGCTGGCCAGCTATTTTCAGGCCATCGGACAGGCCAGCCGGGCGGCGATACTAGGGTTGAGCAAACCCTATCTGTTCGCCCTGCCGCTGACCTTTGCCTTGCCGCTGGCCTTTGGTGAAACCGGGGTCTGGCTGGCAGGGCCCATGGCCGAAATACTGCTGGCGCTGGTGGCAATGGTCGTGCTGGCCCAGACCGCGCGATCACTGGGGCTGCGGCGTGGGTTGTTCTCTGCAGAGAGAGTGCAGCCAGCCTAG
- a CDS encoding PAS domain S-box protein, with protein sequence MSETRPVEYRWLRLAGLSLGVALLYVVTGVLGLRLAVPPGYATIIWPASGIAIAALLIFSPRLVVGVFLGSFVVNAYVGAVLGGDGIDWRALAVAVAIAAGSSLQALAAAFAARRLFGVPTILKSIRDVVVFAGVVGPIASLIAASVGTGTLLIAGLLPAEAVATNWVTWWMGDLIGILVVLPLALLGPWRSWGAGWSRDNAAGLRAASILALMVPLGMTFYGWMWTSEAAYDRGHAAFHGLANDSKQALLHRMDSYAQGLDGAAGLFMASSVVTAADWRAYVDALNIGKTLPGINGIGVIDDVPTTDLADFYARMRALGVQGLEVHPTEVPRDNHFVIRFIEPLEPNLPALGLDIAFEENRREAAITARQTGRSTITKRIFLVQDEVRRAGFLLLKPLYQRSVPLRTVEQRRVAFRGWVYAPFIGARFMTDLTSSQQDTLELQVFDGPVVNEDRLIYSSQSGDEARGVPTYTIKETMPVMGQYWTIVWSSTAQFDAETKNNEPMVVLLAGLLVSGLFAVFLLSYARREETIQHQVVQKTLEITAREQENRAVFNTAVVGILLLDEHGRLLSANEAALEIFGAEAQDIPSMSIRDLLKLEGARSVAELLGALMTRTTRTKPATGLTRDGKQLDLEFQINPWKTEEGEMRYTAIVRDVTRQRQITIALEDAEERWSSALRGARIGVFDVDLVAGKSIVSDTWMEMLGFHVDDAINPQEEWRKRVHPDDLAVVDEADAACFAGTTPRSECEYRIRKKSGNWIWLRSDATVTQRDENGAALRLVGTQTDITALKEAEAALRSSEERLRSAIDNAPIGMALIDPQGEWISVNEALFAFLGYSGEEFLKLNFRELTHPDDVGLDRELLSQLTSGEIADYQLEKRYLHKEGHAVWGLLSVSVARGQDGRIDYFIAQIQDIQDRKEMDRIKSEFISNVSHELRTPLTSIRGSLGLVTGAMAAEIPAGIMRLLTIAHKNSERLILLINDILDLEKMNSEKLQFDIGTHKLLEEIELAMDTNQSYANQFDVTFVLDTPDVDMDCDFDAARLQQVLSNLMSNAAKFSPAGGSVHLSLSRVGKMARVSITDTGPGIPASFRSRIFSPFSQADASATRETGGTGLGLHISKQMMDKMFGGLDYTSVEGAGSTFWIDLPLTADAAPAQLENASNGAQLPRVLHVEDDAGFRDFIATAMSGQLNITQAATLGEARAYLVGQSFDVILLDLQLPDGHGMDLLEGLDLHTGCPVIVLTATESVDDDPRVSATLVKSRTPEDAIVALILEAAAESQRAQARGH encoded by the coding sequence GTGAGTGAAACAAGACCAGTCGAGTATCGTTGGTTGAGACTGGCCGGACTTAGTCTGGGCGTAGCGTTGCTGTATGTGGTGACAGGTGTGCTTGGCCTGCGACTTGCGGTGCCGCCGGGCTATGCGACTATCATATGGCCCGCCTCGGGCATTGCCATTGCCGCGCTGTTGATTTTTTCCCCGCGCCTGGTGGTCGGCGTTTTCCTCGGCTCGTTCGTGGTCAATGCCTATGTCGGCGCTGTGCTGGGCGGCGACGGTATCGACTGGCGCGCCCTGGCAGTTGCCGTTGCGATTGCCGCTGGGTCCAGCCTCCAGGCCTTGGCAGCTGCATTTGCCGCGCGGCGGCTATTTGGTGTGCCGACCATTCTGAAATCCATCCGGGATGTGGTGGTCTTCGCAGGCGTGGTTGGTCCGATCGCGAGCCTGATCGCCGCCAGCGTTGGCACGGGCACGCTGCTAATTGCCGGTCTATTGCCGGCCGAGGCCGTCGCCACCAACTGGGTGACCTGGTGGATGGGCGATCTGATCGGTATTCTGGTCGTGCTGCCGCTGGCCCTGTTGGGCCCCTGGCGCAGTTGGGGAGCGGGCTGGTCGCGGGACAATGCCGCAGGCTTGCGGGCGGCCTCGATCCTGGCCTTGATGGTGCCGCTGGGCATGACCTTCTATGGCTGGATGTGGACCAGCGAAGCGGCCTATGACCGCGGACACGCAGCGTTTCACGGTCTGGCCAACGACAGCAAGCAGGCCCTTCTGCACCGCATGGATTCCTATGCGCAGGGCCTTGATGGCGCGGCTGGGCTGTTCATGGCCTCTTCCGTGGTCACGGCCGCTGACTGGCGCGCCTATGTCGACGCGCTCAATATTGGCAAGACGCTGCCTGGCATTAATGGCATCGGCGTTATCGACGATGTGCCCACCACAGATCTGGCCGACTTTTATGCGCGGATGAGGGCGCTGGGTGTTCAGGGGCTGGAGGTTCATCCCACCGAAGTGCCGCGCGACAATCATTTTGTCATTCGTTTCATCGAGCCGCTTGAACCCAATCTACCAGCGCTTGGTCTTGATATTGCTTTTGAAGAAAATCGCCGCGAAGCGGCCATAACGGCCCGGCAAACCGGGCGCTCGACAATTACCAAGCGCATTTTTCTGGTGCAGGACGAAGTTAGGCGCGCAGGCTTTCTGCTGCTCAAGCCGTTGTACCAACGTTCGGTGCCTTTGCGCACGGTCGAGCAGCGTCGGGTTGCATTCCGTGGCTGGGTGTATGCCCCGTTCATCGGTGCGCGCTTCATGACGGATCTGACGTCGAGCCAGCAGGATACCCTGGAGCTGCAGGTCTTTGATGGCCCGGTGGTCAACGAAGACCGACTGATCTATTCGAGCCAGTCCGGTGACGAAGCCCGCGGCGTGCCGACCTATACCATCAAGGAAACCATGCCGGTGATGGGCCAGTACTGGACCATTGTCTGGAGCAGTACCGCGCAGTTCGACGCAGAAACAAAGAATAACGAGCCGATGGTGGTGCTGCTGGCTGGCCTGCTGGTCTCGGGGCTGTTTGCGGTGTTCCTGCTCAGCTATGCCCGACGCGAAGAGACCATCCAGCATCAGGTGGTGCAGAAAACCCTTGAGATTACAGCCCGGGAACAGGAGAACCGCGCCGTGTTCAACACGGCTGTGGTCGGCATTTTGCTGCTTGATGAACACGGGCGCCTGTTATCGGCCAATGAGGCGGCGCTGGAGATTTTTGGCGCGGAGGCCCAGGACATCCCCTCAATGTCGATCAGGGACCTGCTCAAGCTTGAGGGCGCGCGCTCGGTTGCTGAGCTTCTGGGCGCCCTGATGACGCGCACCACGCGAACCAAACCCGCTACCGGGCTGACCCGCGATGGCAAGCAGCTTGATCTGGAATTTCAGATCAACCCCTGGAAGACCGAAGAAGGGGAGATGCGGTACACCGCCATTGTGCGGGATGTGACCCGGCAGCGGCAGATCACCATCGCCCTTGAAGATGCCGAAGAGCGCTGGAGCAGCGCGCTGCGCGGGGCCCGGATTGGTGTGTTTGACGTCGATCTGGTCGCCGGAAAGTCAATTGTTTCAGATACCTGGATGGAGATGCTCGGCTTTCACGTCGACGACGCCATCAACCCTCAGGAAGAATGGCGCAAGCGGGTACATCCAGACGATCTGGCCGTTGTCGATGAAGCGGATGCTGCATGCTTTGCGGGGACGACGCCGCGCTCGGAATGCGAGTACCGGATACGTAAGAAGAGTGGCAACTGGATCTGGTTGCGGTCGGACGCTACCGTTACCCAGCGCGACGAAAACGGCGCAGCATTGCGCCTTGTGGGTACGCAGACCGACATCACCGCGCTCAAGGAAGCCGAGGCGGCGCTGCGTTCAAGCGAGGAACGCCTGCGCAGCGCGATCGACAATGCGCCGATTGGCATGGCGCTGATCGACCCGCAAGGGGAGTGGATCAGCGTCAACGAGGCCCTGTTCGCGTTTCTGGGCTATTCGGGCGAAGAGTTCCTCAAGCTGAACTTCCGCGAGTTGACCCATCCCGATGATGTCGGGTTGGACCGCGAACTGCTCAGTCAGCTGACATCCGGCGAGATCGCCGACTATCAGCTTGAGAAGCGCTATCTTCACAAGGAAGGCCACGCGGTGTGGGGCCTGCTCAGTGTTTCGGTTGCGCGCGGTCAGGATGGTCGGATTGACTATTTCATCGCCCAGATTCAGGACATTCAGGACCGCAAGGAAATGGATCGGATCAAGAGCGAATTCATTTCCAATGTCAGCCATGAATTGCGCACGCCACTGACCTCGATCCGCGGGTCGCTTGGGCTTGTGACCGGGGCAATGGCCGCCGAAATTCCTGCCGGAATCATGCGTCTTTTGACCATTGCGCACAAGAACAGCGAACGGCTGATCCTGTTGATCAATGACATTCTCGATCTTGAGAAGATGAACTCCGAGAAGCTGCAATTCGACATTGGAACGCACAAGCTGCTCGAAGAAATTGAGCTGGCGATGGATACCAACCAGAGCTATGCCAACCAGTTCGATGTGACCTTCGTGCTCGACACGCCCGATGTGGACATGGATTGCGATTTCGACGCAGCCCGCCTGCAGCAGGTGTTGTCCAACCTGATGTCCAATGCCGCCAAATTCTCACCGGCAGGTGGTTCGGTGCATCTGAGCCTGTCCCGTGTGGGCAAGATGGCGCGGGTGAGTATTACCGATACTGGGCCGGGCATTCCGGCCAGTTTCCGCAGTCGCATCTTTTCGCCGTTTTCTCAGGCCGACGCTTCGGCCACGCGCGAAACAGGCGGCACCGGGCTTGGCCTGCACATCTCAAAGCAGATGATGGACAAGATGTTCGGGGGGTTGGATTACACCAGTGTCGAAGGCGCCGGCAGCACGTTCTGGATCGATCTGCCGCTGACAGCCGATGCGGCGCCGGCGCAGCTTGAAAACGCCAGCAATGGCGCACAGTTGCCACGCGTGCTCCATGTGGAAGACGATGCCGGTTTCCGTGATTTTATCGCCACCGCGATGTCGGGTCAGCTCAACATCACGCAAGCTGCGACGCTGGGGGAGGCTCGGGCTTATCTGGTGGGCCAGAGCTTTGATGTGATCCTGCTCGATCTGCAGCTTCCAGATGGCCATGGCATGGATTTGCTGGAGGGGCTGGATCTGCATACCGGCTGTCCGGTGATTGTGCTTACGGCCACCGAAAGCGTTGACGATGATCCCCGGGTGAGCGCCACCCTGGTCAAGTCACGCACGCCCGAAGATGCAATCGTCGCCCTCATTCTTGAGGCTGCAGCAGAATCCCAGCGGGCGCAGGCCCGTGGCCACTAG